Part of the Methylicorpusculum oleiharenae genome is shown below.
CACGGCGTCAAAACTCCAGAAGCATTTTGGAAAGTCGTTATCCGTGGCAGTGGCCAGGACGAACGCGCGATTGCCTGGATCGTACCGAACCGCCAGGAAGCCAAGCGCGGCCAACTGGACCGGTATTTAGTGACGGTTGCTGAAATAGAGCGGGTGACCGGGGAGAAAATACCGGTTGCGGACTATGCAAAGCATGAAAAGCCGGCCCGATCGTGGCTGATCCCGAAAGGGTGCGATAAAGGATAATTATATATTACACATATTATGATAATTACCATAATTATGTAATTATCATAATTACACTTTTAAAAGTGTAATAGTCTGCTATACTGTCTTTAACTGATTACTTTTGAGGATCAAATCATGTCTACGCCACGCTTAACCGAGGAAGAAATACACGCCGCTTGCGCCGATATCGCTGGCCAGGGTGAGCGCCCGACCGTCTTGAACGTATACGAAAGGCTGGGCAGGGGAAGCTTGACGACCATCACCAAATATTTCAACACATGGAAAGAAAGCGACGAAGCTCAGGCATTTAAGGCCGATGAATTGCCGGTTACCGTCAGACTTCCAGAAGAGCTATCGAAAGAGGGCGAAGATCTTTTGAAACGCATGTGGAATATCGCTAAAAGCCTTACTGATGCAGAACTTGAGATTCAACGCGAGGCGCTAAAACAAGCGGAAATCACTAACCAGGCGAAGGTCGAAGAGGCCTTCAAGTTTTCCGAAGCACAAGCTATGAAAATTGAGCGTTTGGAAGACCTCATTTCAGAATTGAAAACCCGCTTGACCGAAGAACAAAGCGATCATGCCGGAACGGTTGTACAGTTAAACGAGGCTGAAAAAGCCAATGTCGGTCTGCATAAAGATAATGACCGGCTGAGTTATGAGGTTGCCGGACTGAAAAGCCAGGTTGCAGGCCTTGAAGAGACTAACAAAGAAGCCATTCAGGAAAGACAAGCGCTGCAAAAAGCTCATGAGATGGTGATCAAACAAAAAGATCAGGAAATACGGGCTTTGGATGTGCAGGTTCACACGGTTCAATCGACTTTGGATGCCGCCGTCTCATTACAGAATGAATTAAAGACAGAGCTTAAAGATAAGGGGGCTGAATTATCCAAATGTCTGTCAGAACTGGAAAAGATGACGCTACGCCATGATGCTTTGACTATTGATTTGTCTACCACCAAGACTGAAATGAAAATCGCTGTCAAAGTCGCCTCGGATGCGGAGAGGAAAGTATCGAACCTGGAAGGTCAGCTTGAGGTTTACAAAAAGCTGGATAAAGGCAAAGTGAAGTCCGAGTAAAGCCGTTGAGGATCCCCTGTAATAAATCTCACATTGGTTGGATAAATTTGATTACCCACTGTATTTCACATAGAGCCCTTTAAGTTATCGAAATTAAGCTTTTTTTTATCTTGTCT
Proteins encoded:
- a CDS encoding DNA/RNA non-specific endonuclease, with the protein product MQAHGVKTPEAFWKVVIRGSGQDERAIAWIVPNRQEAKRGQLDRYLVTVAEIERVTGEKIPVADYAKHEKPARSWLIPKGCDKG
- a CDS encoding DNA-binding protein, with the translated sequence MSTPRLTEEEIHAACADIAGQGERPTVLNVYERLGRGSLTTITKYFNTWKESDEAQAFKADELPVTVRLPEELSKEGEDLLKRMWNIAKSLTDAELEIQREALKQAEITNQAKVEEAFKFSEAQAMKIERLEDLISELKTRLTEEQSDHAGTVVQLNEAEKANVGLHKDNDRLSYEVAGLKSQVAGLEETNKEAIQERQALQKAHEMVIKQKDQEIRALDVQVHTVQSTLDAAVSLQNELKTELKDKGAELSKCLSELEKMTLRHDALTIDLSTTKTEMKIAVKVASDAERKVSNLEGQLEVYKKLDKGKVKSE